In Hemicordylus capensis ecotype Gifberg chromosome 3, rHemCap1.1.pri, whole genome shotgun sequence, one DNA window encodes the following:
- the LOC128350943 gene encoding ubiquilin-1-like, whose product MSESKKPSRAEGKKPPAADCQLIKVTVKTLKRKELFEVAESTTVQDFKKLISERFKTPPEQLSLIFAGEILKDQDTLVQHRIGNGSKVHLFIKSQRRHPGNHPVPLGNAAPNGTFLQAPATNVFPPGGLPAQSLRLLEGNGQPEELMASCHELIAQTMENLLLQMVPLNLDPSTLNNNPLLLGFLIGVTGMNVLGLNATDVCDCVCDCVREAQGQDVTRQELISEVIPFVQDFFGDTEQVRQMIMSVPQMQQLAEQNPEINHILNNSDFLREMIDVATSPAVMDEIIRNHDRALSNLESIPGGYSALQQLYNDIEAPFLNAVQAQFQGNPFPPLENKPAPGGASPLARTENREPLPNPWAPQSNSSGDNASNSDLNGASNGPGQGYILLALGPGVRPGPSKSESIQNMVHQLTENLEFMQNMSSAVAKPEGPTQAFLGHCNSPSGHEAPPPQGWGQQLPPKLAKSEAAALLSNPRAAQALLQLQTSLLTLAREVPDFLQALADPDVEPESMEDSDEGDSPSSEAASLLSADESLELESSSSKVDEAEGKGEEEEEEEAMDQQSPADLYQLQLEQLRAMGFQNQEQNLQALIDTEGDISGAIEKLTNARAS is encoded by the coding sequence ATGTCTGAGAGCAAGAAGCCCTCCCGGGCTGAGGGCAAGAAGCCCCCTGCCGCCGACTGCCAGCTCATCAAAGTGACCGTCAAGACTCTCAAGCGCAAGGAGCTGTTTGAGGTGGCTGAGAGCACCACCGTCCAGGATTTCAAGAAGCTGATCTCGGAACGTTTCAAGACCCCGCCTGAGCAGCTGTCGCTGATCTTTGCCGGCGAGATCCTCAAAGACCAGGACACACTGGTGCAGCACAGGATTGGCAATGGGTCCAAAGTCCACCTCTTCATCAAGTCTCAGAGGAGACACCCAGGGAATCACCCGGTGCCGCTGGGGAACGCCGCACCCAACGGCACCTTCCTGCAAGCGCCAGCTACAAACGTGTTTCCCCCCGGGGGGCTCCCAGCACAAAGTCTACGCCTGTTGGAAGGAAATGGCCAGCCTGAAGAGCTGATGGCCTCCTGCCACGAGCTCATTGCCCAGACGATGGAGAACCTCTTGCTACAGATGGTCCCGCTGAACCTGGATCCCTCCACCTTGAACAACAACCCTCTCCTCTTGGGTTTCCTCATTGGAGTCACTGGCATGAATGTTCTTGGCTTGAATGCCACAGacgtgtgtgactgtgtgtgtgactgtgtgagAGAGGCCCAGGGCCAAGATGTGACCCGGCAGGAGCTGATCAGCGAAGTGATCCCATTTGTGCAGGACTTCTTTGGCGACACCGAGCAGGTCAGGCAGATGATCATGTCTGTCCCACAGATGCAGCAACTGGCCGAGCAGAACCCAGAGATCAACCACATCCTCAACAACTCAGACTTCCTGCGGGAAATGATCGACGTTGCCACCAGCCCAGCTGTGATGGACGAGATCATCAGGAACCACGACCGGGCCTTGAGCAACCTGGAAAGCATCCCCGGTGGATACAGTGCGCTGCAGCAGCTCTACAATGACATTGAAGCGCCCTTCCTGAACGCGGTGCAGGCCCAGTTCCAGGGCAACCCCTTCCCTCCGCTGGAGAACAAGCCAGCTCCAGGAGGAGCCAGCCCTCTTGCCCGGACAGAAAACAGAGAGCCGTTGCCCAACCCTTGGGCTCCCCAGTCCAACAGCAGTGGGGATAACGCCAGTAACAGTGACCTGAATGGGGCCAGTAACGGCCCTGGGCAGGGCTACATCCTGCTTGCTTTGGGTCCTGGAGTGAGGCCAGGACCTAGCAAATCGGAAAGCATCCAGAACATGGTCCACCAGCTCACAGAGAACCTGGAGTTCATGCAGAACATGTCAAGTGCCGTAGCAAAGCCTGAGGGCCCCACACAGGCCTTCCTGGGCCATTGCAACTCTCCCTCGGGCCACGAAGCTCCTCCGCCCcaagggtgggggcagcagctgccccccAAGCTAGCCAAGTCGGAGGCCGCAGCCCTGCTGAGCAACCCGAGGGCAGCCCAAGCTCTCCTCCAGCTGCAGACGAGTCTGCTGACTCTGGCCAGGGAGGTGCCCGATTTCCTCCAAGCCTTGGCGGACCCAGATGTGGAACCCGAAAGCATGGAAGACTCTGACGAGGGGGACAGCCCGTCCTCAGAAGCAGCTAGCCTGCTCTCCGCTGATGAGAGCCTGGAGCTGGAAAGCAGCAGCTCCAAAGTAGATGaagcagaggggaagggggaagaagaggaagaggaggaagccaTGGACCAGCAGTCTCCAGCTGATCTCTACCAGCTCCAGTTGGAGCAGCTCAGGGCGATGGGCTTCCAGAACCAGGAACAGAACTTGCAGGCTCTGATCGACACAGAAGGAGATATCAGTGGGGCAATTGAAAAGCTAACAAACGCCCGTGCATCCTAG
- the LOC128349139 gene encoding olfactory receptor 51I2-like isoform X1, with the protein MEELNLTSFQPATFHLMGFPGLEQLHPWLSIPFCSLYAVAILGNCTVLLVIVKDRSLHNKPMHLFLSMLAVSELGVSLSTLPTVLSVFLFDACEIGMDACLAQMFIIHSFSIMDSGVLWLMALDRLIAIYSPLQYTNILTSYRIAAMGSGIAIRSIVLMGPLAVLLRRLPFCRPSVLAHPYCLHPNLIRLPCADTTINSCAGLFVVLSTFGLDSLCIVLSYVMILKTVLSIASKEGRLKALNTCASHLWAVLVYYTPMMGVSVAHRFGTHASPLLHSLMAHIYLLLPPVVNPIIYSIKTKEIRKALSRLLFQKTF; encoded by the exons ATGGAAGAGCTCAACCTGACGAGTTTCCAGCCGGCCACCTTCCACCTCATGGGCTTCCCGGGCCTGGAGCAGCTCCACCCTTGGCTCTCCATCCC TTTCTGCTCCCTCTATGCTGTGGCCATCTTGGGAAACTGCACTGTTCTCCTGGTGATCGTGAAGGACCGGAGCTTGCACAATAAGCCCATGCACCTTTTCCTCTCCATGCTGGCCGTGAGTGAGCTGGGGGTGTCCCTGTCCACCCTCCCCACGGTGCTGAGTGTCTTCTTGTTCGATGCTTGTGAGATCGGGATGGATGCTTGCCTCGCCCAGATGTTCATCATCCACAGCTTCTCCATCATGGACTCCGGAGTTCTTTGGCTCATGGCCCTCGACCGACTCATTGCCATCTATAGCCCACTGCAGTACACCAACATCCTCACCAGCTACAGGATCGCTGCGATGGGCTCTGGCATTGCTATCAGAAGCATTGTCCTGATGGGCCCACTGGCTGTTCTCCTGAGGAGGCTGCCATTCTGCAGACCCAGCGTGCTGGCTCATCCTTACTGCTTGCACCCCAACCTGATCCGGCTTCCTTGCGCAGACACCACCATCAACAGCTGTGCTGGCCTGTTTGTCGTCCTCTCTACTTTTGGGCTTGATTCCCTCTGTATAGTCTTGTCTTATGTTATGATCCTGAAGACCGTGCTGAGCATAGCCTCAAAGGAAGGGCGTCTCAAGGCCCTCAACACCTGTGCCTCTCACCTCTGGGCTGTCTTGGTCTATTACACCCCAATGATGGGCGTGTCTGTGGCTCACAGGTTCGGCACACACGCTTCTCCCCTGCTGCATTCCCTCATGGCCCACATTTACCTGCTGCTCCCTCCTGTAGTCAACCCCATCATCTACAGCATCAAGACCAAGGAGATCCGCAAAGCCCTCAGCAGGCTTTTATTTCAGAAAACTTTCTGA
- the LOC128349487 gene encoding olfactory receptor 51F2-like, with protein sequence MASLRNQSLPPPTFLLTGILGLEARSRWVSIPFCFVYAVAVLGNGSVFFVIVKDRSLHKPMHLFLSMLAVSELGVSLSTLPTVLNVFLFDIREIGLDACLAQMFFIHGFSIMDSGVLWAMALDRFVAIYNPLQYAAILTNDRITMIGSGIALKSIILLAPLPLLLRRLPFCKATVLAHPYCLHPNLIQLPCADTTINNLYGLFVLLCTFGLDSLCIVLSYTMIVKTVLSIASKEGRLKALNTCASHICAVVVYYTPMISLSMVYRFGKHASPVVPSLMANIYLLVPPVLNPIIYSIKTKEILKAFGRLFCPRKF encoded by the coding sequence ATGGCATCCCTCAGAAACCAGAgtctgccccctcccaccttccTCCTGACGGGCATCTTGGGGCTGGAGGCCAGAAGCCGCTGGGTCTCCATCCCATTCTGCTTTGTGTATGCTGTTGCTGTCTTGGGAAACGGCAGTGTCTTCTTTGTGATCGTGAAGGACCGGAGCTTGCACAAGCCCATGCACCTTTTCCTCTCCATGCTGGCCGTGAGTGAGCTGGGGGTGTCCCTGTCCACCCTCCCCACGGTGCTGAACGTCTTTCTCTTTGATATCAGGGAGATTGGGCTGGATGCGTGCCTTGCCCAGATGTTCTTCATCCACGGCTTCTCCATCATGGACTCAGGAGTGCTCTGGGCCATGGCCCTCGACCGCTTCGTTGCCATCTACAACCCTCTGCAATATGCCGCCATCCTGACCAACGACAGGATCACCATGATAGGCTCAGGGATCGCCTTGAAAAGCATCATCCTATTAGCCCCACTGCCTCTTCTCCTGCGGAGGCTGCCATTTTGCAAGGCTACTgtgcttgcacacccctactgtttgCACCCCAATTTAATCCAGCTTCCATGTGCAGACACCACCATCAACAACCTGTACGGCCTCTTTGTGCTACTCTGCACCTTTGGGCTCGATTCTCTCTGTATCGTCTTGTCCTACACAATGATTGTCAAGACTGTGCTGAGCATCGCCTCCAAGGAGGGGCGCCTCAAGGCCCTCAACACCTGCGCCTCCCACATCTGTGCCGTGGTGGTCTACTATACCCCAATGATCAGCTTGTCCATGGTCTACAGGTTCGGCAAGCATGCTTCTCCTGTGGTGCCTTCCCTCATGGCCAACATCTACCTCTTGGTCCCTCCTGTCCTAAACCCCATCATCTACAGCATCAAGACCAAAGAGATCCTCAAGGCTTTCGGCAGACTTTTCTGTCCAAGGAAGTTCTGA
- the LOC128349139 gene encoding olfactory receptor 51I2-like isoform X2: MEELNLTSFQPATFHLMGFPGLEQLHPWLSIPFCVLYAVAILGNCTVLLVIVKDRSLHNKPMHLFLSMLAVSELGVSLSTLPTVLSVFLFDACEIGMDACLAQMFIIHSFSIMDSGVLWLMALDRLIAIYSPLQYTNILTSYRIAAMGSGIAIRSIVLMGPLAVLLRRLPFCRPSVLAHPYCLHPNLIRLPCADTTINSCAGLFVVLSTFGLDSLCIVLSYVMILKTVLSIASKEGRLKALNTCASHLWAVLVYYTPMMGVSVAHRFGTHASPLLHSLMAHIYLLLPPVVNPIIYSIKTKEIRKALSRLLFQKTF, from the exons ATGGAAGAGCTCAACCTGACGAGTTTCCAGCCGGCCACCTTCCACCTCATGGGCTTCCCGGGCCTGGAGCAGCTCCACCCTTGGCTCTCCATCCCTTTCTGCGT CCTCTATGCTGTGGCCATCTTGGGAAACTGCACTGTTCTCCTGGTGATCGTGAAGGACCGGAGCTTGCACAATAAGCCCATGCACCTTTTCCTCTCCATGCTGGCCGTGAGTGAGCTGGGGGTGTCCCTGTCCACCCTCCCCACGGTGCTGAGTGTCTTCTTGTTCGATGCTTGTGAGATCGGGATGGATGCTTGCCTCGCCCAGATGTTCATCATCCACAGCTTCTCCATCATGGACTCCGGAGTTCTTTGGCTCATGGCCCTCGACCGACTCATTGCCATCTATAGCCCACTGCAGTACACCAACATCCTCACCAGCTACAGGATCGCTGCGATGGGCTCTGGCATTGCTATCAGAAGCATTGTCCTGATGGGCCCACTGGCTGTTCTCCTGAGGAGGCTGCCATTCTGCAGACCCAGCGTGCTGGCTCATCCTTACTGCTTGCACCCCAACCTGATCCGGCTTCCTTGCGCAGACACCACCATCAACAGCTGTGCTGGCCTGTTTGTCGTCCTCTCTACTTTTGGGCTTGATTCCCTCTGTATAGTCTTGTCTTATGTTATGATCCTGAAGACCGTGCTGAGCATAGCCTCAAAGGAAGGGCGTCTCAAGGCCCTCAACACCTGTGCCTCTCACCTCTGGGCTGTCTTGGTCTATTACACCCCAATGATGGGCGTGTCTGTGGCTCACAGGTTCGGCACACACGCTTCTCCCCTGCTGCATTCCCTCATGGCCCACATTTACCTGCTGCTCCCTCCTGTAGTCAACCCCATCATCTACAGCATCAAGACCAAGGAGATCCGCAAAGCCCTCAGCAGGCTTTTATTTCAGAAAACTTTCTGA